From the Chloroflexus aurantiacus J-10-fl genome, one window contains:
- the hypE gene encoding hydrogenase expression/formation protein HypE, with the protein MHEPLDFSGWTCPAPLRDYPTVVMGHGAGGKLSAELINHLFLPAFGQPARPLADAAITEIGNSRLAISTDSFVVRPLFFPGGNIGELAVNGTINDIAMMGAQPLALTASFILEEGMPLSQLGVIAESMGRAARQAGVTLIAGDTKVVDRGHGDGVYITTTGFGLIPAGVTIGPEQARPGDAIIVSGAIGVHGVAILSVREGIEFGAPVVSDTAALHDLVRTMIASGARIHTLRDPTRGGVAAALNEIAQTAGIGVEIVERDIPIPPAVQAACELLGMDPLHIANEGKLITFVERSDAEHLLSVMRSHPLGREAALIGYATADHPGVVVARTGIGGTRVVDTLIGEQLPRIC; encoded by the coding sequence ATGCACGAACCACTCGACTTCAGCGGCTGGACATGCCCGGCACCACTGCGCGACTACCCGACAGTTGTGATGGGCCACGGTGCCGGCGGTAAGCTCTCCGCCGAACTGATCAATCATCTCTTCCTGCCGGCCTTTGGTCAACCTGCTCGCCCACTGGCCGACGCGGCCATCACCGAGATTGGCAATAGCCGTCTGGCCATCTCCACCGACAGCTTCGTCGTGCGACCGCTTTTCTTTCCAGGGGGCAACATCGGCGAACTGGCCGTCAACGGCACGATCAACGACATTGCCATGATGGGAGCGCAGCCCCTGGCGCTGACCGCTAGCTTCATTCTGGAAGAGGGCATGCCACTGTCGCAACTCGGCGTAATTGCCGAGAGCATGGGACGTGCCGCCCGTCAGGCCGGCGTCACCCTGATTGCCGGCGACACCAAAGTTGTTGACCGTGGTCACGGTGATGGAGTCTACATCACGACAACCGGTTTCGGCCTCATTCCGGCAGGCGTAACGATTGGCCCGGAACAGGCCCGTCCCGGTGATGCGATCATTGTCAGCGGAGCCATTGGCGTGCACGGTGTCGCCATCCTGAGCGTGCGCGAAGGGATTGAATTCGGCGCCCCGGTCGTCTCCGACACGGCTGCCCTGCACGATCTGGTACGCACAATGATTGCCAGTGGCGCACGCATTCACACACTCCGCGATCCGACACGGGGTGGCGTTGCGGCAGCACTCAACGAAATTGCCCAAACCGCCGGGATCGGAGTTGAGATTGTCGAACGTGACATTCCCATTCCACCCGCAGTCCAGGCCGCCTGCGAGTTACTCGGTATGGATCCATTACACATTGCCAACGAAGGCAAACTGATTACCTTCGTCGAACGCAGTGATGCCGAACACCTGCTGAGCGTCATGCGATCACATCCATTGGGGCGCGAGGCTGCCCTGATCGGCTATGCAACCGCCGATCATCCCGGCGTCGTGGTTGCCCGCACCGGCATTGGTGGCACGCGCGTCGTTGACACCTTGATCGGCGAGCAACTGCCACGCATTTGTTGA
- the hypD gene encoding hydrogenase formation protein HypD, which produces MKYLDEFRDPELARRMFDQIRRITTRPWAIMEVCGGQTHSIIRNGIDQLLPPEIELIHGPGCPVCVTPLEIIDKALAIAARPGVIFCSFGDMLRVPGSRKDLFRVKSEGGDVRVVYSPLDAVKLAQQNPDREVVFFAIGFETTAPANAMAVYQAARLGLKNFSLLVSHVLVPPAIRAIMESPSNRVQGFLAAGHVCSVMGTDEYRPLVEQYRVPIVVTGFEPLDVLEGIRRVILQLEQGKAELDNAYERAVRPEGNVAAKQMLADVFTVTDRAWRGIGVIPRSGWKLSERYAAFDAEQRFDVSDIQTTESALCRSGEVLQGRLKPNQCPAFGKECTPRTPLGATMVSSEGACAAYYQYGRFIPVNQVGVTG; this is translated from the coding sequence ATGAAGTATCTTGATGAATTTCGTGATCCTGAACTGGCCCGCCGCATGTTCGATCAGATTCGACGCATCACCACCCGCCCCTGGGCGATTATGGAGGTTTGCGGCGGTCAAACGCACTCAATCATTCGCAACGGCATCGACCAGCTCTTGCCGCCAGAGATTGAACTGATCCACGGCCCCGGCTGCCCGGTCTGCGTCACACCGCTGGAGATTATCGATAAGGCGTTAGCGATTGCAGCACGGCCCGGTGTCATCTTCTGTTCATTCGGCGACATGCTGCGCGTGCCCGGTAGTCGCAAAGACCTCTTTCGGGTCAAGAGCGAAGGTGGCGATGTGCGTGTTGTCTACTCGCCGCTCGATGCCGTCAAACTGGCCCAACAAAACCCCGACCGTGAAGTCGTCTTTTTTGCCATCGGCTTCGAGACAACTGCCCCCGCCAATGCGATGGCCGTCTACCAGGCGGCCCGCCTCGGCCTGAAGAACTTCTCGCTGCTGGTATCTCACGTGCTGGTGCCACCGGCGATCCGGGCGATTATGGAATCGCCTTCTAACCGCGTCCAGGGATTTCTGGCCGCCGGTCATGTCTGTAGTGTGATGGGAACGGATGAGTACCGCCCACTCGTCGAACAGTACCGCGTACCGATTGTGGTCACCGGCTTCGAGCCACTCGATGTGTTAGAGGGTATTCGCCGCGTCATTCTTCAGCTCGAACAGGGCAAAGCAGAGCTTGACAATGCCTATGAGCGGGCCGTGCGCCCAGAAGGCAACGTGGCCGCCAAACAGATGCTGGCCGACGTTTTCACCGTCACCGACCGGGCATGGCGCGGGATCGGGGTTATTCCCCGCAGTGGCTGGAAGTTGAGCGAGCGGTACGCCGCTTTCGATGCTGAACAGCGCTTCGATGTCAGCGACATCCAGACCACCGAGTCGGCACTATGCCGGAGTGGTGAGGTATTGCAGGGACGCCTGAAACCCAACCAGTGCCCGGCATTTGGCAAGGAGTGTACGCCCCGCACCCCGCTCGGCGCGACCATGGTCTCAAGTGAAGGCGCCTGCGCGGCGTACTACCAGTACGGACGCTTCATTCCGGTTAACCAGGTTGGCGTGACCGGCTAA
- a CDS encoding HypC/HybG/HupF family hydrogenase formation chaperone: MCLGIPGRIIEIYDNGLTRMGKVDFNGIVKEVCLAYLPELQVGDYTIVHVGFAITRLDEESARETLALFQSLGVLEEELNPTAEDQHEVS; this comes from the coding sequence ATGTGTCTTGGCATACCCGGTCGAATCATCGAGATTTACGACAACGGCCTCACCCGGATGGGCAAAGTCGACTTCAACGGCATCGTCAAAGAGGTCTGCCTGGCCTACCTGCCCGAATTGCAGGTCGGCGATTACACCATTGTGCATGTTGGATTTGCCATCACCCGTCTCGACGAGGAGTCAGCCCGCGAAACGCTGGCCCTCTTCCAATCGCTCGGTGTGCTCGAAGAGGAGCTAAATCCGACAGCGGAGGATCAGCATGAAGTATCTTGA
- a CDS encoding NHL repeat-containing protein: MITLQTMRWLGAPAPGGLALPAADAAPTNLYAPRGVYLDQQRLIAVDTGNHRVLIWQQLPVRDHQPADLVLGQPDFTHEGPRAAGRGPANGFHVPTGVTVAEGRLYLADAWHHRVLCWHRFPERSDTPPDSVIGQANLLEIEPNRGGAVGPTTLYWPYGVAWIAGWFYIADTGNRRVLGWRGLPEPTQPPDLILGQPDGWSNAENRGGPPTAHSFRWPHALAGDGTTLYVADAGNHRVLAWTPPPTDDRPADLVLGQTDMQSAFEQPHVPQGAHRLRFPYAVACTADRLCVADTANNRLLVWQPLPRHGAGLPAQAVFGQADFAGSGENRWQAIAPDTLCWPYGLCAHQQWLAIADSGNNRIIIGQWADG; this comes from the coding sequence ATGATCACGCTGCAAACGATGCGCTGGCTGGGAGCACCGGCACCAGGCGGACTGGCGTTACCGGCAGCAGACGCCGCGCCGACAAATCTCTATGCGCCACGTGGTGTCTATCTCGACCAGCAGCGCCTGATCGCCGTTGACACCGGCAATCATCGGGTATTGATCTGGCAACAGCTCCCGGTGCGCGATCATCAACCCGCCGATCTCGTGCTTGGGCAGCCCGACTTCACGCACGAAGGGCCGCGTGCAGCCGGACGTGGCCCGGCCAACGGATTTCACGTGCCAACCGGAGTCACGGTAGCTGAAGGGCGACTCTACCTTGCCGATGCCTGGCATCATCGTGTATTATGTTGGCATCGATTTCCCGAACGATCCGACACACCACCCGACAGTGTCATCGGCCAGGCTAACCTGCTTGAGATTGAGCCAAACCGTGGTGGCGCAGTTGGGCCTACGACACTGTACTGGCCGTATGGAGTAGCATGGATCGCGGGCTGGTTTTATATTGCAGATACCGGCAATCGCCGGGTGTTGGGATGGCGCGGATTACCAGAACCCACTCAACCGCCCGATCTGATTCTGGGGCAACCGGATGGATGGAGCAATGCGGAAAATCGTGGTGGCCCGCCGACGGCGCACAGCTTTCGCTGGCCGCACGCCCTGGCCGGCGATGGCACCACGCTCTACGTTGCCGATGCCGGGAATCACCGCGTTTTAGCCTGGACACCACCACCAACCGATGACCGACCGGCCGATCTGGTCTTGGGGCAAACCGATATGCAAAGCGCGTTTGAACAACCACACGTACCCCAGGGAGCGCATCGCCTCCGCTTTCCCTACGCAGTTGCCTGTACTGCGGATCGACTATGCGTAGCCGATACGGCAAACAATCGGCTCCTGGTCTGGCAACCTCTCCCGCGTCACGGGGCCGGGCTTCCGGCCCAGGCCGTCTTCGGCCAGGCCGACTTTGCCGGTAGTGGGGAAAACCGCTGGCAAGCCATCGCTCCCGACACCCTCTGCTGGCCCTACGGCCTGTGTGCGCACCAGCAGTGGCTGGCCATCGCCGATTCGGGGAATAATCGAATCATCATCGGGCAATGGGCGGATGGGTAG
- a CDS encoding NifU family protein, with protein sequence MTQQLPATDDLEQIAARVDAAVAAVAGLEPAAQTVALELKQAIEAFHKLALTTMVRHLKHDPRGKELLLELVADPAVYAMLLMHGIVRADPITRARRVLDSARPYMQSHGGDAELIDVRDGVAYLRLHGSCNGCSLSAFTLRKHVEEVLLREVPEITRLEVVNDQPAPAMLRAEAQTHPDPAKGWVQGPAVTAVPPGQMISFTTDQTSVLIVNLENRLSAYRNACAHQGRPLDGGVLDPANGTLTCPWHGFCFDVTSGECLTAPQAQLEPFPLRVVDGMIWVRPL encoded by the coding sequence ATGACCCAACAACTTCCTGCTACTGATGACCTTGAACAGATCGCAGCGCGGGTTGATGCCGCAGTCGCGGCTGTAGCCGGTCTGGAACCTGCGGCTCAGACCGTTGCGCTTGAGCTAAAACAGGCCATCGAGGCATTTCACAAACTGGCGCTCACGACGATGGTTCGCCATCTGAAGCACGATCCACGCGGCAAAGAGTTGCTGCTCGAACTGGTTGCCGATCCCGCCGTGTACGCCATGCTGCTGATGCACGGTATCGTGCGCGCCGATCCCATCACCCGCGCCCGCCGCGTGCTCGATAGCGCCCGCCCCTATATGCAGTCACACGGCGGTGATGCCGAGCTGATTGATGTTCGCGATGGGGTGGCCTACCTGCGCCTGCATGGTTCGTGCAATGGCTGCTCGCTGTCGGCATTTACCCTGCGCAAACACGTCGAAGAGGTACTCTTGCGCGAAGTGCCGGAGATCACTCGTCTCGAAGTGGTAAACGATCAGCCAGCACCGGCTATGTTACGCGCTGAAGCCCAAACCCATCCCGATCCGGCAAAAGGATGGGTGCAGGGACCGGCAGTCACTGCCGTTCCACCAGGGCAAATGATCAGTTTCACCACCGACCAGACCAGCGTGCTGATTGTCAATCTGGAGAATCGTTTAAGCGCTTACCGCAACGCATGCGCTCATCAGGGTCGCCCGCTCGACGGCGGTGTCCTCGATCCCGCCAACGGCACCCTCACCTGCCCATGGCACGGCTTTTGCTTCGACGTGACCAGTGGTGAATGTCTGACTGCGCCCCAGGCCCAACTCGAACCGTTTCCGTTGCGGGTGGTGGATGGGATGATCTGGGTACGACCATTATGA
- a CDS encoding hydrogenase maturation protease, translated as METWQLELTAQGYLHLPAALAQRYFPTDLLVVLPQADEIWLVPLRGPAAGGLLLKQRNARGDRSVLIWEALPPATPPGYRSAVWDATNGVLRMSLQPVAEETV; from the coding sequence ATGGAGACCTGGCAGCTTGAATTAACCGCGCAGGGCTATCTGCATCTACCCGCAGCCCTGGCCCAACGCTACTTTCCGACCGATTTGCTGGTTGTCCTTCCCCAGGCCGACGAAATCTGGTTGGTGCCGTTACGGGGTCCGGCTGCGGGTGGCTTGCTGCTCAAACAACGCAACGCCCGTGGTGATCGCAGTGTGCTGATCTGGGAAGCATTGCCCCCGGCAACACCACCCGGTTACCGGTCTGCCGTTTGGGATGCTACCAACGGGGTCTTGCGGATGTCGTTGCAACCAGTAGCCGAGGAGACCGTATGA
- a CDS encoding hydrogenase maturation protease: MAEQLLIIGCGNLLRGDDAVGPVLVRRVLELGLPPGVGVADAGTSGMDVAFRMRGVETIILVDAARTGADPGTIYYVPGSVVEHLPPLSGINLHAFRWDHALAFGRWLLKDEYPRSVQVYLIEGADFTIGAPLSPAVAARMEDLARHLSHNPWQPYPGHAIDEQHNGDLAA; the protein is encoded by the coding sequence ATGGCTGAACAGTTGCTGATAATCGGGTGTGGCAATCTGCTGCGCGGCGATGATGCCGTCGGGCCGGTGCTGGTGCGGCGAGTGCTGGAACTGGGGTTACCACCCGGCGTCGGTGTCGCCGATGCCGGTACCAGCGGGATGGATGTTGCCTTCCGTATGCGCGGCGTCGAGACAATCATTCTGGTTGACGCTGCCCGCACCGGCGCCGACCCCGGCACGATCTATTACGTACCGGGGTCTGTCGTTGAACACCTGCCACCTCTCAGCGGGATCAATCTGCACGCCTTTCGCTGGGATCATGCACTGGCGTTCGGGCGCTGGTTACTCAAAGACGAGTATCCCCGTTCGGTGCAGGTCTATTTGATCGAAGGGGCCGATTTCACAATTGGCGCTCCGCTCAGTCCGGCTGTGGCAGCCCGCATGGAAGACCTGGCCCGTCATCTCAGCCACAACCCGTGGCAGCCGTACCCTGGACACGCAATTGATGAACAACACAATGGAGACCTGGCAGCTTGA
- a CDS encoding nickel-dependent hydrogenase large subunit encodes MVNIIENPATLTGRDLRISPLGRVEGDLDLRVTIRDGVVTSAWTEASMFRGFEIILKGKDPQAGLIVTPRICGICGGSHLTKAVYALDTAWQTELPPNATLIRNIAQACETLQSIPRWFYALFAIDLTNKKYAHLPEYDEAVRRFAPFVGTSYEHGVTLSNKPVEIYAIFGGQWPHSSFMIPGGVMCAPTLADVTRAIAILEYWKDEWLEKKWLGCSVDRWLQNKSWADVMEWMHENERHYNSDCGFFLRFAMAAGLDKYGAGWNNYLATGTYFHPELYARPTIEGRNAALIARSGVYVNGQFYDFDQAQVREDVSHSFYEGNHVLHPFEGRTEPIDPEVGRRQGKYTWAKAPRYLIPGVGSHPLEAGPLARQVIAGRPGAADWQDYDPLFLDAVTTVGPSVLVRVMARMHEAPKYYKLVRKWLDQINLHEKFYIKPKELPEGRGFGSTEAARGSLSDWIVLKDGKIENYQVITPTAWNIGPRDSREVNGPMEQAFLGAPIADPNDPVELGHVARSYDSCLVCTVHAYDEKTGKELARFRIGEGA; translated from the coding sequence ATGGTTAATATCATCGAGAATCCGGCAACACTTACCGGTCGTGACTTGCGCATCAGCCCACTTGGCCGTGTCGAAGGTGACCTCGATCTGCGGGTGACCATCCGCGACGGCGTTGTCACCAGTGCGTGGACCGAAGCCTCAATGTTTCGCGGCTTCGAGATTATTCTGAAGGGCAAAGACCCGCAGGCCGGGTTGATTGTCACCCCTCGCATCTGTGGTATTTGCGGCGGTAGCCATCTGACCAAAGCCGTGTATGCGCTGGACACCGCATGGCAGACCGAGCTGCCACCCAATGCCACCCTGATCCGCAACATCGCCCAGGCGTGCGAGACCTTGCAGAGCATTCCGCGCTGGTTCTACGCTCTCTTCGCCATCGATTTGACGAACAAGAAGTACGCCCATCTGCCCGAATACGATGAAGCGGTGCGCCGCTTCGCACCCTTCGTCGGCACCAGTTACGAGCACGGGGTGACCCTCTCGAATAAGCCGGTAGAGATTTACGCTATCTTCGGCGGCCAGTGGCCTCACTCCAGTTTCATGATCCCCGGCGGTGTCATGTGTGCGCCAACGCTGGCCGATGTGACCCGCGCCATCGCCATTCTTGAGTACTGGAAAGACGAATGGCTGGAGAAGAAGTGGCTCGGCTGTTCGGTTGATCGCTGGCTGCAAAACAAGAGCTGGGCCGATGTGATGGAATGGATGCACGAGAACGAGCGCCATTACAATTCCGACTGCGGCTTCTTCCTGCGCTTCGCGATGGCCGCCGGTCTCGACAAATATGGCGCCGGGTGGAATAACTATCTTGCCACCGGTACCTACTTCCACCCCGAACTGTACGCTCGCCCCACCATCGAAGGGCGCAACGCTGCCCTGATTGCCCGTTCCGGCGTCTACGTGAACGGTCAGTTCTACGACTTCGATCAGGCTCAGGTCCGCGAAGATGTCAGCCACTCCTTCTACGAGGGGAACCATGTCTTGCACCCATTTGAGGGGCGTACCGAACCAATTGACCCGGAAGTTGGCCGGCGACAGGGCAAGTACACCTGGGCCAAAGCTCCCCGCTATCTCATCCCCGGCGTAGGGAGCCATCCGCTGGAGGCCGGCCCGCTGGCGCGCCAGGTGATTGCCGGTCGTCCAGGCGCTGCCGACTGGCAGGACTACGATCCGCTCTTCCTCGATGCCGTAACCACCGTCGGGCCGAGTGTGTTGGTGCGGGTGATGGCTCGGATGCACGAAGCACCGAAATACTACAAGCTGGTGCGCAAATGGCTCGATCAGATCAACCTGCACGAGAAGTTCTACATCAAGCCAAAAGAACTACCGGAAGGGCGTGGTTTTGGCTCAACTGAAGCTGCTCGTGGCAGCCTCTCCGACTGGATCGTTTTGAAGGACGGTAAGATCGAGAATTATCAGGTGATTACACCGACGGCGTGGAACATCGGCCCGCGTGATAGCCGCGAGGTCAATGGGCCGATGGAACAGGCGTTCCTCGGCGCTCCCATTGCCGACCCCAACGATCCGGTCGAACTTGGTCATGTGGCGCGGAGCTACGACTCATGCCTGGTCTGTACGGTACACGCCTACGACGAGAAGACCGGCAAGGAGTTGGCACGGTTCCGCATTGGTGAAGGCGCGTAG
- a CDS encoding hydrogenase, with protein sequence MATLLWLQGGACSGNTMSFLNAEEPSACDLVTDFGIEILWHPSLGMELGENAKRIFHDCASGARPLDIFVFEGTVIQAPNGTGRYNMFADRPMQEWVRELAAQASIVVAIGDCACWGGIPAMAPNPSQSTGLQFHKRELGGFLGPNWRSKAGLPVINIPGCPAHPDWVTQILVAVASGRAADIALDDLQRPQTFFTSFTQTGCTRVQFFEYKQSTLEFGQGTRTGCLFYEFGCRGPMTRSPCNRILWNRQSSKTRAGMPCTGCTEPEFPFFDLAPGTVFKTQKISGAIPKEVPTGTDPISYMALAAAARVAAPKWAKEDMFVV encoded by the coding sequence ATGGCAACATTGCTCTGGTTACAGGGTGGCGCCTGTAGCGGCAACACGATGTCATTCCTCAATGCCGAGGAACCAAGTGCGTGTGATCTGGTCACCGATTTTGGAATTGAGATTCTGTGGCACCCGTCGCTCGGCATGGAGCTGGGTGAGAACGCCAAACGTATCTTTCACGACTGTGCCAGTGGCGCCCGCCCGCTTGACATCTTTGTCTTCGAGGGTACGGTGATCCAGGCCCCGAACGGCACTGGCCGCTACAACATGTTTGCCGACCGCCCAATGCAAGAGTGGGTGCGCGAACTGGCTGCGCAGGCCAGCATTGTGGTCGCCATCGGTGATTGCGCCTGCTGGGGCGGCATCCCGGCCATGGCCCCTAATCCCAGTCAGTCCACCGGTCTTCAGTTTCACAAGCGCGAGCTGGGCGGTTTCCTCGGCCCCAACTGGCGCTCGAAGGCCGGTCTGCCGGTGATTAACATTCCCGGCTGTCCGGCTCACCCCGACTGGGTGACCCAGATTCTGGTCGCGGTTGCCAGTGGTCGCGCCGCCGACATCGCCCTCGACGATCTGCAACGTCCGCAGACCTTCTTTACCAGCTTCACCCAAACCGGCTGTACACGGGTACAATTTTTCGAGTACAAACAATCAACGCTCGAATTTGGGCAGGGCACGCGCACCGGCTGTCTCTTCTACGAGTTTGGTTGTCGTGGCCCGATGACTCGCTCACCCTGCAATCGCATTCTCTGGAACCGCCAGTCATCGAAGACCCGCGCCGGTATGCCCTGTACGGGTTGTACCGAACCGGAGTTTCCCTTCTTCGATCTCGCGCCCGGCACCGTCTTCAAAACCCAGAAGATCAGCGGGGCGATCCCGAAAGAGGTGCCAACCGGAACCGATCCGATCAGCTATATGGCACTGGCCGCAGCCGCTCGTGTTGCTGCGCCCAAGTGGGCCAAAGAAGATATGTTCGTTGTGTAG
- the hypB gene encoding hydrogenase nickel incorporation protein HypB, which translates to MTYETKRLIEIRQGVLNKNDQLAAALRHRFHAAGVTVVNLLSSPGAGKTSLLEATMRMMLAECRVAALVGDLATDNDARRLARSGGLVRQIQTGDMCHLEADIVARHLADWDLNQIDLLFIENVGNLVCPAGYDLGEAVRVVLLSTTEGEDKPLKYPATFATADAVILTKMDLAEPVGFDRVSAETNIRAVNPLAPIIATSARSEAGLQEWLNWLRDQMRTRSSNAKTPSA; encoded by the coding sequence ATGACCTACGAGACAAAACGGCTGATCGAAATTCGCCAGGGCGTGTTGAACAAGAACGATCAACTCGCTGCCGCGTTACGACACCGCTTTCACGCCGCCGGCGTGACGGTTGTCAATCTGCTGTCCAGTCCGGGCGCCGGCAAAACCAGCCTGCTCGAAGCGACGATGCGCATGATGCTGGCCGAGTGCCGGGTCGCGGCCCTGGTCGGCGATCTGGCTACCGACAACGATGCCCGTCGGCTGGCACGCAGTGGTGGGCTGGTACGGCAGATACAGACCGGCGATATGTGTCATCTCGAAGCCGACATCGTTGCCCGCCATCTCGCCGATTGGGACCTCAACCAGATCGATCTCCTCTTTATCGAGAACGTTGGGAATCTGGTGTGTCCCGCCGGCTACGATCTCGGCGAAGCGGTGCGCGTGGTCCTACTCTCTACGACTGAAGGTGAAGACAAACCGTTGAAGTATCCGGCGACCTTTGCCACCGCCGATGCGGTCATCCTGACCAAGATGGACCTGGCAGAACCGGTGGGGTTTGATCGGGTGAGCGCCGAGACTAATATTCGCGCTGTTAATCCTCTCGCCCCGATCATTGCCACCTCTGCCCGTAGCGAGGCCGGCCTGCAAGAGTGGCTAAACTGGCTGCGAGATCAGATGCGAACACGATCATCAAACGCAAAAACCCCATCAGCGTAG
- the hypA gene encoding hydrogenase maturation nickel metallochaperone HypA yields the protein MHELSIAHNIVTIASDAAAEAGVDRISAVHLRIGALAGVVADALRFSFAIAAEGTPLAGAELIIEEVPVVVFCPDCNAEVTLTNPRLFRCPRCDRPCGQIVHGRELELVALETP from the coding sequence ATGCACGAATTATCGATTGCGCACAACATCGTGACGATTGCCAGCGATGCTGCGGCAGAAGCAGGAGTGGATCGGATCAGCGCCGTTCACCTGCGGATCGGCGCCCTCGCTGGGGTGGTCGCCGATGCGCTTCGCTTCAGCTTCGCCATCGCCGCCGAAGGCACACCGCTGGCCGGGGCTGAACTGATTATCGAAGAGGTGCCGGTGGTCGTCTTTTGCCCGGATTGCAACGCCGAAGTGACGCTGACGAACCCACGGCTGTTCCGCTGTCCACGGTGTGATCGCCCCTGCGGTCAGATCGTTCATGGACGTGAGTTAGAACTGGTTGCACTGGAGACACCATGA
- a CDS encoding DUF1641 domain-containing protein: MTSNGATTTAHADRPLNAHALLERLNEPQTAAALHRLLDHAELLAFSVGAVDSLLQRGDVIADNVAASVHELRAALPDDGGALAAQLMRLSRTLPQLTTTVEQLATLTAQPAFQRLLATLSKPDTLAALDRLLAQSELLAFLVSALDHLLARGDELTENIRLAVEELRTTMNDRTITADKLIDAFIAFLPYFPRLVAVAPNFIEVIERIEPFIASAEFDALLDSGVFHPDTVQLVGEAGNAFVASREALRQEPKPIGLFGLLRALRDPDVQRAAGLIVEFGRRFGRSLK, from the coding sequence ATGACCAGCAATGGCGCTACAACCACGGCTCATGCCGACCGTCCGTTAAACGCGCATGCGTTGCTCGAACGACTAAACGAACCGCAGACGGCTGCCGCCTTGCACCGGCTGCTCGACCACGCCGAACTGCTGGCTTTTTCGGTCGGCGCAGTGGATAGCCTCTTACAACGGGGTGACGTTATCGCCGACAACGTCGCTGCTAGCGTTCACGAATTGCGTGCCGCTCTCCCCGACGATGGTGGCGCTCTGGCTGCCCAACTAATGCGACTGTCGCGGACGCTCCCGCAACTGACTACGACTGTTGAGCAGTTGGCAACATTGACGGCCCAGCCGGCATTTCAGCGCCTGCTCGCAACCTTAAGCAAACCCGACACGCTGGCCGCGCTTGATCGTCTGCTGGCGCAGAGCGAACTACTCGCCTTCCTGGTCAGTGCGCTCGATCACCTGCTGGCGCGCGGTGATGAGCTGACCGAAAATATCCGCCTGGCGGTCGAAGAGCTGCGCACAACAATGAATGACCGCACGATCACGGCTGATAAGCTGATCGATGCCTTCATCGCGTTCCTACCCTACTTCCCCCGCCTGGTTGCCGTCGCTCCCAACTTCATCGAGGTGATCGAGCGAATCGAGCCATTTATCGCCTCGGCAGAGTTCGACGCACTGCTCGATTCGGGTGTGTTCCATCCCGATACGGTACAGCTGGTTGGGGAAGCGGGTAATGCCTTTGTCGCCAGTCGCGAGGCGTTGCGCCAGGAGCCAAAACCGATTGGTCTGTTTGGTCTGCTCCGGGCGTTACGCGATCCCGATGTGCAACGCGCTGCCGGGCTGATTGTTGAATTCGGTCGCCGCTTTGGTCGTTCGCTGAAATAG